CCTGCCACTTCCAAGCTGTTTCTGGTCCGAGGTGCAGGCTTCTGCTTCCTGTCGAGAGCGCAGTGAAGTCGACCTTGTTACCACTAACGGGCGAGGGTTGGAAGAAGCCCGTTTCTAGGAGATTGACGTAGAATACGCTGCTGAGCACTGTGATGAAGACGATGGTGCGGATTGGGTGTGTGCATGCCTTTACGGACACTGTCTGCAAGTGGGGAGTGATGGCGCTGCTGTACGTGCCAGGCTTTTTCGGGTCGGTGATGTCGTAGTTTCGTCGCCATCGGCTGGGAGTGAGTTGTGAGCCCAGCATGTTGAAGACGCTGGAGCAAAGTGTAGTGATACTACGCTGTCGCGCAGCACGGAATGGGGTGTTTTCAGGAGATATGCAGCGTGGGAGGTGGTTGCCAGAAAAATGGTACGACTCCGTTAGTTCTTGGAAGTCGCGTCTCGCATTCCGTGCTTGCCCGAAGATGTCACTGCCGCTGCTGTTGCGTTCCTGCCCTGTCGCTGTGTGGCCTTGGTGCCTGAGTCTGTACAATGCTTCACGAGGAAACAAATTCTGGTGCTCGGTTGCTGTCGATCAACGTGACCATGTGCTGCAGCTGGGGCAGTTTGAGGGATGCGATGCGATGCGATGCGATGCGATGCGATGCGATGCGATGCGATGCCATGCGACTTGGGCCTTGCAATTGTTCTTCCCACGCCTCCACCAATTTCTTTCCCACAAGGTCGAGAGACAAAGGGGAGCAACACACAAGTCGAAAAGCTCTCGAGACCCTTTCACACTCCGCTCGCTCTCTCTCTCCTCTCCTCAACGGCCGGTAGTACTGTATCTTTCACCCACTCACACCCACCCGCCACAGTCGGTGTGCACCGGGGGCTGCTGCTGCTAGAGCAAGTCGGCAAGTTTCCCGCCAGGGACACAACCAACCAGAGATCCAGAATCGGATGCCCTCCGCAAGTCTGTTTTATCGCGAGATGAGCTTTGAGATGTTATCTGATGGAAATGATTGTGAACACAATGCCGACACTGCGATCGTATACAGGACACGAAGATGGAGAGTGAAAGCCAGCGCAGTGCCACATCAACACTGGAAGCGCAGCAATGCCTTCATCACTTCTCGATCAGCTGTCAAACAGGAAATCAGATCATCTGCATCTGATAATGCGAGCGCCACAGCCAGCCAGCAGCATTCATTGCGTGGCTGTTTTGGCTGTGCAAAAGCTTTTGCGCCGAGCGACCGCCTGAACGACCATCTTCTCTCATGTTGGAACCAAGTTATGCGTATGCCCGAATCTCAGCGCAGCTGCAAGATTGCAGACCCTTTGCGTGTCATGTTTGACGTCTACGTATATGGCGGTGCTGTCGCATATCGCCATGGAAAAAGTATGCCGATCGGCAGGCCTCTGCAACGTTCGCGTGGACCTGCTCGTCCGAGGGCACGAGACCACATCGACATCGAATGTAACCACTGTCCACCGATGCTACACTCGAGCATCAACCACAGTCACAGATGTTGGAAGTTGGAACGGCGCCACCTGTCATCTCGAGCCCGAAAGGCCGGAATAAGCATCCTCGAGGTTCCTCGCGCTGTGCATGGAGTATGCCTGTACAATCGGGTACGAACTTCAAATTGCATCATCATCGCTGCCAGCGAGGCTGTCGAAGTCTTCAAGGTCAGACATCAGGTGGTTAACTTGATGCCTCCAACATCTCCCTCATATCGCCCTCCCTTCACCTCCCTGAACAGCGGCACATCACCACCCGTAATTCCCTCAACGAACTTAGGGTCCGGATCAAACAGCATAACGTGCAGATGTTCCACGGCATGCACACTCTTCAAACCCGCCCAATTCTTGAACCATATTACGTTTTCTCTGCCGCACTTACTCGCGAAAGTCTGCTCAACAAAGTCATCTACCAGTGCCCTGGTCTCTGAAGACATGTCGCCGATGTCTGACGAAGGGTCTGCGGGAAGATGGAACTTGGTCCAAACAACCAAATGTACAATCCTCTTGTCGATACCGTAAGGCCAGTCGTTGTAGAGGATCTTGTAGTCCTCGGGATTTGTGAAGGCTTCACCGGATGGAGAGAGATCGTTCCAGTGCAGTCGTTCACGCATGACGAAGTTCATGATACTACCATGCTCCCTCACGAGCTTTGCGCAGTATTCACGATAGAGGCGAAGCTCACTGGGCACTCTGTCGAAGTCGGCGAGGCGGTTTTCGAGGATGATGTTCTTGACTTGTTGCCATGATTGGCGGTGGTACTGAGAGTCGGGAGTGCTGAGGATGCCTCTGTCTTTCTCGTTGTCGAAGGCGTAGCGCAGAAACTCTGGACAATCTTCCGTCCAAGAGGCCTTGGGTACATTGACATTCCAGAACGGTACCGTCTCACAAGCCATGGCGGTCTGGTCATGCAAGTCAGTACACTCATCTACCGACGTCAAAATCCCCTCATCCGGTACGGCTTGCATCACGGCGCACGCCCTGTTGCTTACTTTGCGCCTCACGCAAACGTGGCAGGAAACTTCCGACGTCCTACGATACTCTGTCTCGGAATCTGTATCATGGTGGCCTCGAAAACGCAATCTTATGCCTCCGACCATTCACCACCGGTAGAGACGTCTTATCGCATGGTCTTGATGAACTGCCATGCAAATTACTGCATCATGCAGATCTACCCGCAAGAAGCAGGAGGTGGCCGAGGGTGCAAATGTTATCCGTCACAGCGCGTCGTGGCAGTTTCGCGTAAAGCGGGACTTCCAAGGTTTAGGGAGCAAATCTTGGTGCTCTGAATAGAAACGCGTTGACACGTACCGACTTGACAAGAGTGGCACTTTCGTCGACAAACGTTGTCGTTGGTTTCCGCTGGCTGTCACTTTGCAACTCGCCGGATAGCAGGCACGGCAGGGCCCTGGGCACGGACGCACAATTATCATTTTGTTCATCATCAGCTTGCATCGTCTCAACCGAAATCGCAGCTGGCTCCTATTGCCGTAAGCGTGGGTCGACGTGCAGATCAATGAATGCATGCAGTGCATGTTCAGAGCCGTTCTGGCCGCCGACTGGCTGTTGCTTCCACATGTGACATGCCCCTGACATACTCGGCGCTTGATTCTCTGAGCGCCATCCGGCATCGTCGTGCGTGCCAGGGCCCAGTTGTGCTAGCACAGACATCTCGTATCCTACACACTTCTCCACGATACAGAACTCACGGTCGTTACTGCTAGTCATAACATTCACACCTATTGCTACCTCCCGTAGTCACGACTGCCGAAAGACGAGGGCTGCGCCCGCGCCTGCGCCTGCGCCTTCGAGGAAACAAAACAGCGAAAAGACGCGGCGATCGAGCGAGAGCGACTCCTGAAACGAGCACGAGACTGGACATCCAGTCTGCCAGACACCGCGCACTTGCCTCGGATACTCCAGCATCCTTCTCCACGGCCTGAACTCCGGCGAACGACTGCCATCGGGCCAGCACCGCGACACCGAACGTCAACAGTCGATCGTCTTGATTGCCTCTGTCGCATGGTCTTCATTCCGCAGCCCTTCGAGTCCGGAGTTGAGGAGTGAGCGTCATGTCGCGGACGGACGTGGGCCCTTCACCTCTGTCACCCTTTTCTATGAGCAGCAACGCCTCGGACTCCGTTGTTGGACGATACGCCGGCGGAAGCATCAGTCACCCCGCGGGGACGCCCAACGACGTGCCATATAGTGGTGGACCGTATGGCGCCGCGAGACCAACCGGGAGCTCACCACCATCCTCGCAACACCCCAGCGGCTCGACCGATCTGTCGCGACCCTCGATGGTCGGCAGCAGCGTGAATGGCAACCGACCGCCTTCGACCGCCTCTTCCGTCGGCATGTCGAACGATGGTCGCATGGGCTTTGGGAGGCCACCGCCGGGGAATCGCGACAGCGGGAGGAGTACTTACAACCCAGATGGCGAAGAAGCCTTGTCAAGACACTACGCTGCGTTGAAGAACCACCTGGCGAAACACCTGCAAGATGAGACGGGCAACATCAGACCTAACAGGGCGCGAGACAAGCTGTTGCGGCTGTCTGTCACGCAGTTCATGGAGCTCAGTACAGATGTGTACGACGAGCTGATCCGCAGAGAGGACGAGCGAATGCAGCGAGTGGACAGTGTCCCACGATTTCTCCCCCCGAAGCAGAACTTCCACCCCAAACGGAATCAAGCACGGCAAAAGCTGTCCACTTTGCCCCTCGAGCGCTTTCGGCAGCTCGCGACAGACGTCTTCTACGAACTTGAGCGGAGGATACCTCGATTTGCTGGCGGCAACATAAGTCGACCTAGGAGCACGACCAGTAACGCTAGCAGCCGCAGTCAAGTGCCGAGTCAAGGTGGTCCGCGGCCGCCTCCTGGACAATACCGCTACCCTCCACCGGGAGGTCGAGGTCGTGGCTATCCACCTCCTAGTCCTTATGGTCCAGGTCCGGGTGGCATGATGTCGCCAGGTCCTCGAAGACCCAGCGAAGCAGGATCACTCGGTCGGCCACTTCCGAAACATTTTCAGAGCAGTACTATCATCCCGAACAAGAGCATCATGGTCGAAGACGATGAGGTGGAAGACGATGAAGATGCATTTGGCCTGGATCACATCTCGAATGGCATCAGCCAGCGACCAGATACAGGGTCAGCTGAGGACAGGGAGAAGATTCAGGCTCAAGAGATGGAGATATCCGAACTGAAGGAAAAGCTCGCGAGCCTAGAAACACAAAAAGGTTCATCAGAAGAAGAGCGTACAGCCTGGACGACTCTGCGGGAGGAGCTTGAGCAGAAGAATGTGGACGCTACAACTTTGGTCGACAGTCTACAGCAAGAGCTGGCCTCGTTCAGGTCCAAGTCGGAAGATGATGATGAGATTCGCGAACAACATAATCGTAATATGCAAGCACTGCAAGATCAGCTCGAGGAAATGCATGAGCGCCGAGAGGAGCTTGAGCAGATGCTGCAAACGCACCAGGAAGAGAATGACAACCTCCGCGATCAGCTTACCCACGTACCTCAGCACGACGACGATCTCAAGCTGCTGCAAGTACAAATCGAGACACACCAAGCGGAGAGTGAAGGACTGAAACGACAGCTGCAAGCCCGCAAAGATTCCATGCCTTCGGCAGATCACGAACAGCGGATACACGAGCTGGAGGAAGAGCTTAGCAGGCAAGAGAAGATATCTAATGAAGTCCGCGAAGAGGCTATGACCTACCTCCGAGAAATGCGCGAGCTCAGCAGGCGGAACGATGTAGCAATCGAGCAAGAAGAGAAGATGGCAGCCAAGATCTCGCAACTGGAGAAGGACAATGATGCATGGCGACAACGTTATGCTAAGATCAAGGCACAGAACAAGTCGCTACGAGCATCCACGATGGGTCTTGGTCTCCAGACCGGTCTTGATACTGGAAGTCTGGTACGACAGGAAGGCTTGATCTCGGAAGGCGGTCTGGTACGAGATACGGATGTCACCCGCTTCCAGCTATCTGTCGACGACCTGCTGAAGACCGCACGACAGCAAAGCACAGAAGCCATGCTGGAAAGTGTCAAGGCTGTAGTCGTCAGCGTACAGTCGATAACTTCAGCTGTGCGCACAGATGGCTACCCGTCGCCAGCGCCGTCACCATCAAGTCCCGAGACGAACATGCAGCAAGTACCAAGTGTCGGCAAGCTGAAAGCTAGAGTGACTGGCACAGCCAACAGCCTCATCACTGCGACAAAGCAGCACGCCGCTTCGCATGGTCTGTCGCCTGTCGCCCTACTTGACGCCGCTGCCAGCAACCTCACCGCCTCCATGGTGGAGCTCATCAAAGCCGCGAAGATCAGACCCTCGAACAAGTCCGAATTGGCGGATCTCGACGCTGTTGATGAGCTAGGTGCTTGCTACGATGACAGTCTCTCGCCGACTGGAGGTGCGGGCCCGCTTAGTCTGCAGGTCCCAACAATTGCCACGGCGACGACTACAACATCGACCGAGAAGACACTCCCCCAACCACCCCAAGCTGAAGCAAAGAAAGGCACCGGCGGCTGGTTTGGCTGGGCAGGCAAATGGAACGATGACCGCTCAGACGACAGCAGCGATAACGCAAAGGCAGGGCAGCAGACTCAGACACCAACCTCAGCAGCTGCGAAAACGAATGGCGAGCACGTCCGTGTCCAGCCTCCGGGCCGTGCGTCCACGACCTACACGGACGACAGCGACGGCGAATACGATCCATACCGGTAGTCTCAGTATGTGAAACGATGTCCGCCGCCGATGATTCCGCGGAGAACGACCTCGAGAAAGCACGGCAACACGCCACGATGATGGATGACgacgaagaagaagaagaagaagaagaagaagaagaagaataTAATATTAGTGTGTAAAGCGGAGACTAGAAGTGTCTTGGATCCTGGGAGTCGGCGTTTGAGGTCTTTTCTTGGATAATTGGGCAAATAACCCTTTCTGTGGGATGGTCGTACATTTTCGTGGCGACCCTTTTTATACGGCACTATAACGGCATTTTCTTATCAACTGGCTTGGGATTTCAGATTCGACAGAGATGGACTCGAAAGCGAGAAAGGAAAGGAAGGGAGGGTGGGTTTTGGGATACGAGGGGCTTGGCTTTAATGTGATGAGTTTGGAATAGAAGAAGATTTCCATGGGCGGGTGGTATGGGTAGTTGGGTATATTGATATCAACCAAAAGCCATCAGAGAGTGCGATGGCTGGTAGGGGTTGAGATGTGGTAATGTAGATATTCTGCTGCCATGCAAAGAGGTTCGATCCGAGGGCCCACTTTCTTGAGTGTGGAATTCATCGATTCAACAGCCTGACGGCTTGCTTTCGAAGAGAAGGCCAATTCGATCCAATTGCAGTGTTGTCGGGTGGCAGGTACAGAAGAGAAGACTTGAGGTGATGGCAAACGCTTTGCCGGATCGGGGAACAAAGGACGACTTTTCCTTGGATATTGGTCATGAAGGGATCATTTCGTCTCCACCTTGCATTGCTGGAGAACGCAGCTCTTGATTTCGGCCGCTAACTTGAGTGACACAGTATCTGAGCCGTGCAAGAGAATATGGCGGCTCCGGCGGCTCAAGAATTTTGGAACGGCGATGCCTTACCAATCTATGGCGACTGGGACAACGATCAGGTTGTCAACAATCTTCGATACGGAAGCATGTTCAACAGCGCCGCAATTGCGAGCACAATCGTCTCTGGATCCAACGTGCCGGGCCCATGGCATGGGATAGAGTGTTTGGGAAGTGGTGGATCAGGTCAGGCTGTACTTTACGCACGCTTTGATGCTGCAAATGCGATAAGAGAGGTCAGTAACATCATCTCGAAGAGGCTGTACTGTCGCTAATCAATATCGGCAGCGATTGGTTGTGAAGAAAGTACAATGCGCAGCTTCGGACTGGTATACACCAATGAAATGGCCCGGGCCAACTGATGGGAATGACGACCGGAATTACAACGCTGGGATGAATCATTCTCAAAGTATGGAAACGCTGATACACCGAAAACTATCTCGACGGCGCTGCAACGCCTTATTGGAGTATATTGGTCACAGCCCAGTGGAGCAAAAGCATTGGCGCTACAGGCTGTTCACGCAATACGCTGACCAAGGGGCTCTCGATGAAGTTATAAGCTACTATCGCCAACACGTCCGCGAAGCGCCCGAATGGGGGAACCCTGAAGCGTTCATATGGTATTGCTTCCAGAATCTTGCCCGTGCCGCACGGGTTATGGAGTGCGGTGATGAGACCTTGCCCGAAGTTTCTGGCTGGAGGAGTGTCGTGCACCGCGGCATCAAGCCAGGGAATGTTTTGCTGCAGAGCCCGGCTACATACTGGACCTGCAGCACAGTGGCGGCTGTACCCGATACCTGTGAGTTCACATgttcttacgtatatatGGGATCGTCGTTATTGACCGTGGTTGCCAGAAACTCTCCGACATGGACCTCGCTGTGGAAACGTCTACAACCGATCCGAATAATCCGAGAGCATATCAGGATGCTGGAACACCAGGGGTTTTCGCTCCTGAGCAGATCCGTTGGATCAATAGTAATACCAGGAGTGTTCATGACACGCCACCTATGAAGTCCGCCACCAATGTATGTGGACATGTCGAGACGACGCAGAGCGATGACTGACATCGAGAATAGGTCTTCGCCATTGGTCTGACCATATATTGCGAGCTGTTCCTCATCCAATCGTTCTCGAGGATTTTAGCTGACTTTTATTTGCTGCTATAGGCCTTGTGTATAGAGTCCTCAGTCCGGGACTGGACTTCAGTGATGGTGAAAGTGTCCAGATGCCTCTTCCGCCGACTGGATTCCCAATAGGGGTAGGTACATAGGTCGCTCCAGGCGCTGCTCAGTTTCATGCTAAAGCGTCTCACAGGGTGCTAAGTACTCGGCCACATGGACCGATCTCATGAGGGAGTGCCTTCGCTACAACCCTTCGGAGCGCCCTTCGCTCAGCTACATTCTTGACACCATCGAGCCCAGGGGCCTGACGGCTGACGATATGCATTTCAAAGGGATGCGAACTGCTAAGCTGAGAGGGAACACACCTTGGTACGATATTGGGACCTCGATACACCATCTCAGGGGCTTCAACAACGATGTGTACCGCATAGGACTGGCTAGGGGCAACACTCAGCCACCTAGGGTGCCGCTGCCTTGGCGACTAAAATCGTGCCCACATGGGAGAAGATGAGAGCCTCTTGCTGCAGCGGAGTAACATGCGGACTTGGCTGCCGCTGCTTCCTGGGGTTTGCTAGGATACGCGCTGCGGGCAGACGCTATGGTGTTCCGATAAGTGCTGGTAATGCTGGTAAGGTCCAAATTGTTCTTGAGGAGCTGTAGTCTCATGATTGCCCTGGTATGATGTGCACCGGGCTGGAAAGAAATCGTACATCGAGACATCAATCCCGATAAGATCTTCCTCTACGACCCCACGCCAGGTCGAGATTGGCAGCTGTACCCATCACCAAAGCTAGAAGATTTTGATCGAGCCGTGGAG
This genomic window from Fulvia fulva chromosome 4, complete sequence contains:
- a CDS encoding N-acetylglucosamine-induced protein 1, producing MQAVPDEGILTSVDECTDLHDQTAMACETVPFWNVNVPKASWTEDCPEFLRYAFDNEKDRGILSTPDSQYHRQSWQQVKNIILENRLADFDRVPSELRLYREYCAKLVREHGSIMNFVMRERLHWNDLSPSGEAFTNPEDYKILYNDWPYGIDKRIVHLVVWTKFHLPADPSSDIGDMSSETRALVDDFVEQTFASKCGRENVIWFKNWAGLKSVHAVEHLHVMLFDPDPKFVEGITGGDVPLFREVKGGRYEGDVGGIKLTT